A window of Stigmatella aurantiaca contains these coding sequences:
- the ccmA gene encoding heme ABC exporter ATP-binding protein CcmA produces MDASPAATPPALALHDVSKRYGRHWALARLTYALPSRRSLLLTGHNGSGKTTLLRLVATALSPTAGRVEVLGRDAVAQRDAVRQEVALLSHTSFLYEDLTARQNLVVLARLLGLASPGDAAEALLTRVGLTRRTQSPVRHFSAGMRKRLAIARLLMKTPALALLDEPFGELDPAGIQAMEGLIGELKASGTTVVLATHLIDQGMALCEERLHLQEGRAVPA; encoded by the coding sequence ATGGACGCTTCCCCTGCCGCGACGCCCCCCGCGCTCGCCCTTCACGACGTGAGCAAACGCTATGGGCGCCACTGGGCCCTGGCGCGCCTCACCTATGCGCTGCCCTCCCGGCGCTCCTTGCTGCTCACCGGCCACAACGGCTCGGGGAAGACGACCTTGCTGCGGCTGGTGGCCACCGCCCTGTCACCCACCGCGGGGCGCGTGGAGGTGCTCGGCCGGGACGCAGTGGCCCAGCGGGATGCCGTCCGCCAGGAGGTGGCCCTGCTGTCCCACACCAGCTTCCTCTATGAGGACCTCACCGCACGCCAGAACCTGGTGGTGCTGGCGCGGCTCCTGGGCCTGGCCTCGCCGGGGGATGCGGCCGAGGCGCTGCTCACGCGCGTGGGGCTGACGCGGCGCACGCAGAGCCCGGTGCGCCACTTCAGCGCGGGCATGCGCAAGCGCCTGGCCATCGCCCGGCTCCTGATGAAGACCCCGGCGCTGGCGCTGCTGGACGAGCCCTTCGGCGAGCTGGACCCGGCGGGCATCCAGGCCATGGAGGGGCTCATCGGCGAGCTGAAGGCCTCGGGCACCACGGTGGTGCTCGCCACCCACCTCATCGACCAGGGGATGGCCCTGTGCGAGGAACGCCTGCACCTGCAGGAAGGCCGGGCGGTGCCCGCGTGA